The following coding sequences lie in one Pontibacter sp. G13 genomic window:
- a CDS encoding DUF4249 family protein produces MKTRFSQTALLFLSLFSCWRCANVSQIPFPETAPQLVVNCVFSPDSTWKVNVSQTRGLGDFSYEPHYIEHARVILWEADSLLDTLSYDRNGNYLFSQKPISGVVYRIRVEATGYDPVEASDMIPEQVPVIENLVWDQSRKVTLGDEMGGVYSSFPINFELVDSGRSINRYLLQLTQIDSCDCLDHPYRPHLNRKTDGWTTYGLDHRVPVAESAGKKHGRLMFTSEALLTDRTAMEAYSDTGYLFYVHHIPETGMDTLWRGNTSAWGEYNAPRKQYVRTYLDAWNMSDALYRYHLSYWTQSYAAGDPFAYHINAYSNTTNQLGIFAGYQRKWFLMYAHG; encoded by the coding sequence ATGAAAACCCGATTTTCCCAAACAGCCTTACTTTTCCTTTCTTTATTCAGCTGTTGGCGATGCGCCAATGTGTCTCAAATTCCATTCCCCGAAACAGCTCCTCAATTGGTGGTCAATTGCGTATTCTCGCCGGACAGTACCTGGAAGGTGAATGTCTCGCAAACCCGCGGATTGGGGGATTTTTCGTATGAACCCCACTATATCGAACATGCAAGGGTGATCTTGTGGGAGGCTGATTCGTTGTTGGATACCCTATCCTATGACCGAAATGGAAATTACCTTTTCTCCCAAAAGCCTATCTCGGGGGTAGTATACCGAATACGTGTGGAAGCCACTGGATATGATCCCGTGGAGGCCAGTGATATGATTCCCGAACAAGTACCTGTGATCGAAAATTTGGTTTGGGATCAATCACGGAAGGTAACTCTAGGGGATGAAATGGGGGGAGTGTATTCTTCCTTTCCTATCAATTTCGAGCTTGTGGATTCCGGGAGATCCATCAATCGATATCTACTTCAATTGACCCAAATTGATAGCTGCGATTGTCTGGATCACCCATATCGTCCCCATTTAAATAGGAAAACAGATGGGTGGACCACTTATGGGTTAGACCATCGGGTACCGGTGGCCGAATCTGCAGGAAAAAAACATGGGCGGTTAATGTTTACAAGCGAAGCCCTGCTGACTGATAGGACCGCCATGGAGGCTTATAGTGATACTGGATATTTGTTTTACGTCCATCATATCCCAGAAACGGGAATGGATACCCTGTGGAGAGGTAATACCAGTGCTTGGGGTGAATATAATGCTCCCCGAAAGCAATACGTCCGTACCTATTTGGATGCGTGGAATATGAGCGATGCCTTGTACCGATATCACTTGAGCTACTGGACCCAATCCTATGCAGCGGGAGACCCTTTTGCCTACCATATCAATGCCTATAGCAATACCACCAACCAATTAGGAATTTTTGCGGGCTATCAGCGCAAATGGTTCTTGATGTATGCACATGGATAA
- a CDS encoding GNAT family N-acetyltransferase, with translation MQQSISLDIRQLDLKGVQTLVRWAREEGWNPGPFDADIFFHTDPEGFVGIFEGDEMLGGGSVVSYGGKLGFMGLFIIKPGYRNRGIGRKLWFHRRDQLIRRLDKGAPIGMDGVVDMQPFYASGGFEIAFRDERYQRLGVEFQVDPRISEITESDIPQVLQYDQEVFGAPRQSFMKPWLRIPGAKAFQFVRENHLEGFAVIRPVEKGYKIGPLFADNFDVAKALYQACLSAFVGEPIFLDIPVHHKEAKMLVKSHDAAYESECARMYYGSAPAFSPKVFGITSFELG, from the coding sequence ATGCAACAAAGTATTTCCCTCGACATTCGCCAGCTGGACTTGAAAGGAGTCCAAACCCTCGTCCGATGGGCAAGGGAAGAAGGTTGGAATCCCGGCCCATTTGACGCTGACATCTTTTTCCACACAGATCCGGAAGGGTTTGTCGGCATATTCGAAGGCGATGAAATGCTCGGAGGTGGGTCGGTGGTATCCTACGGAGGTAAACTGGGGTTCATGGGACTCTTCATCATCAAACCGGGTTATCGCAATCGCGGAATCGGGCGTAAGCTCTGGTTCCATCGTCGTGACCAGTTGATCAGGAGGCTCGACAAAGGCGCTCCAATCGGGATGGATGGCGTCGTGGACATGCAGCCATTTTATGCCAGTGGAGGGTTCGAAATCGCCTTTCGGGACGAACGATACCAGCGACTCGGAGTGGAATTTCAGGTAGATCCACGGATTTCGGAAATCACCGAATCTGACATTCCCCAAGTCCTCCAATACGATCAGGAAGTTTTCGGGGCACCGCGGCAGTCCTTCATGAAACCTTGGCTTCGGATTCCCGGTGCCAAAGCCTTTCAATTTGTCCGTGAAAATCACTTGGAAGGGTTCGCAGTCATTCGCCCTGTGGAAAAAGGCTATAAAATTGGGCCGCTCTTCGCTGACAATTTCGATGTCGCCAAAGCCCTCTATCAGGCATGTCTGAGCGCCTTCGTCGGCGAACCCATCTTTCTGGACATTCCCGTACATCACAAAGAGGCCAAGATGCTGGTCAAGTCGCACGACGCCGCCTATGAATCGGAATGCGCCCGGATGTATTATGGCTCCGCGCCCGCATTTTCGCCCAAGGTATTCGGCATTACGTCTTTCGAATTGGGCTGA